One Ricinus communis isolate WT05 ecotype wild-type chromosome 1, ASM1957865v1, whole genome shotgun sequence DNA window includes the following coding sequences:
- the LOC107261876 gene encoding pentatricopeptide repeat-containing protein At5g27110, whose translation MNTSKLLSILRKCITFKSLPQGKLIHQKIVTLGLQNNIALCKSIINFYFSCQYYDYARLVFEKIDNPLDISLWNGLMAAYTKNCMYTEALELFDRLLQYPYLQPDSFTYPSVLKACGGLGRYDYGRMIHTHLIKSGFVFDIVVASSLVSLYAKCNLFGYAIQLFDEMPERDVACWNTVISCYYQDGKAEKALEMFGKMRDSGFEPNSVTLTTVISSCARLLDLERGKEIHREVMQNGMVLDGFVGSALVDMYGKFGCLDLAKDIFEQMPKKTLVAWNSLIAGYSSAADSKECIELFWRMNMEGTKPTVTTLSSILLACSRAAHLQHGRFIHGYAVRNRVQLDIFVSSGLIELYFKCGKVQSAENIFYMLPKANVVLWNVMISGYVTIGDYVKALDMYDEMKVASVKPDAVTFSSILSACSQLAALEKGKEIHNCITKNDLETNEIVMGALLDMYAKCGAVDEALSVFNKLPERDLLSWTSIISAYGSHGQALEALRLFEELQQSKASPDAVTFLAVLSACSHAGLVDKGYYYFNQMITNYGIKPGLEHYSCLIDLLGRAGRLHDAYSILQSTPEITEDVGLLSTLFSACHLHKDVELGEEIAKLLIKKAPDDSSTYITLSNLYASVKKWDKMGTVRLKMKELGLKKNPGCSWIEIDKRIQPFFVKDQSHSEAEMLHDCLVILYSHMQKDDILPY comes from the coding sequence ATGAATACCAGTAAACTGTTGTCAATCTTGAGAAAATGCATTACTTTCAAGTCACTACCTCAAGGAAAACTCATCCATCAAAAAATAGTCACTCTAGGCTTGCAGAACAACATTGCCTTGTGCAAGAGCAtcataaatttctatttttcttgcCAATATTATGACTATGCCAGACTAGTTTTCGAAAAGATTGACAATCCATTAGATATCTCCTTGTGGAATGGCCTTATGGCTGCTTATACCAAGAATTGTATGTACACTGAAGCTCTTGAACTTTTTGATAGATTATTGCAGTACCCTTACTTGCAACCTGATAGTTTTACCTACCCAAGCGTGTTAAAGGCTTGTGGTGGTTTAGGCAGATATGACTATGGGAGAATGATACATACCCATTTGATAAAATCTGGATTTGTGTTTGATATAGTTGTTGCGAGCTCTCTCGTGAGTTTATATGCCAAGTGCAATTTGTTTGGGTATGCTATACAGCTGTTTGATGAAATGCCTGAGAGAGATGTGGCATGTTGGAATACGGTTATTTCTTGTTATTATCAAGATGGTAAAGCTGAGAAAGCGCTGGAAATGTTTGGGAAAATGAGAGATTCTGGGTTTGAGCCGAATTCAGTGACGTTGACGACAGTCATCTCATCATGTGCAAGGCTTTTGGACTTGGAAAGAGGGAAAGAGATTCATAGGGAAGTGATGCAAAATGGGATGGTATTGGATGGTTTCGTTGGTTCTGCACTTGTGGACATGTATGGAAAATTTGGTTGCTTGGATTTAGCTAAAGACATTTTTGAACAGATGCCAAAGAAGACTTTGGTGGCTTGGAATTCTCTGATAGCGGGATATAGTTCTGCAGCTGATAGTAAAGAATGCATTGAACTTTTTTGGAGAATGAATATGGAAGGTACTAAACCAACTGTAACTACTTTAAGTAGCATATTATTAGCTTGTTCAAGAGCTGCCCATCTTCAACATGGAAGATTCATTCATGGATATGCGGTTAGAAACAGGGTTCAGCTTGATATCTTTGTTAGCAGTGGATTAATTGAACTATACTTCAAATGTGGGAAAGTCCAGTCAGCTGAAAACATCTTCTACATGTTGCCAAAGGCAAATGTGGTTTTGTGGAATGTTATGATTTCTGGGTACGTCACAATAGGCGATTATGTTAAAGCACTTGACATGTATGATGAGATGAAAGTAGCCAGTGTGAAACCAGATGCTGTAACATTCTCTAGTATCTTATCAGCTTGTTCACAATTAGCAGCCTtagaaaagggtaaagagaTCCACAATTGTATCACTAAGAATGATTTAGAAACTAATGAAATAGTCATGGGGGCTCTCCTTGACATGTATGCTAAATGTGGCGCTGTCGATGAAGCCCTTAGTGTTTTCAATAAGTTGCCAGAGAGGGACCTATTATCATGGACTTCAATTATTAGTGCATACGGATCTCATGGCCAAGCCTTAGAAGCTTTGAGGCTTTTTGAAGAATTGCAGCAATCTAAAGCGAGTCCAGATGCTGTTACTTTCCTTGCAGTGTTATCAGCCTGTAGCCATGCAGGATTGGTTGATAAAGGCTACTACTATTTCAATCAGATGATCACCAACTATGGAATTAAACCTGGACTTGAACACTACTCGTGCTTGATTGATCTTCTTGGACGTGCTGGAAGACTGCATGATGCTTATAGCATTCTTCAAAGCACTCCAGAAATTACAGAGGATGTTGGTTTGCTAAGCACACTGTTTTCTGCATGTCATTTACACAAAGATGTAGAACTGGGGGAGGAAATCGCAAAGCTGCTTATTAAGAAAGCTCCTGATGATTCATCAACTTATATTACTTTATCAAATCTGTATGCCTCTGTCAAGAAATGGGATAAGATGGGCACGGTGAGACTGAAAATGAAAGAGCTAGGACTAAAGAAGAACCCTGGGTGTAGCTGGATTGAGATTGACAAGAGAATCCAACCTTTCTTTGTCAAAGATCAGTCACACTCTGAAGCAGAGATGTTGCATGACTGTCTTGTAATTCTTTACAGTCACATGCAAAAGGATGATATCCTACCCTATTAA